In the genome of Quercus robur chromosome 3, dhQueRobu3.1, whole genome shotgun sequence, one region contains:
- the LOC126717458 gene encoding probable WRKY transcription factor 74: protein MEGVEKTNNAAVEKCHRFLNLLCNPNDRTQRKSLMVQTEEVVLMFQRVVSVLDSGLEHRRVRKSKMFETSLPQHIFLDSPHTGTILSPKPPKVLPTNRPENPIQEMDSKSRNSLQPSQNKVPPNISKPKPSQSVQFPQQQIQIVHFQPPQRNFQTDNYSRSNSGTCLTFDGSTQAPTVSSTRFIPSLSIDGSDANSGDNSFYIIGMPQLPNQIPKDPRPRCSGRVEGGSVKCGSIATCHCSKKRKPRLRKTIKVPAISDKVADIPGDDYSWRKYGQKPIKGSPHPRGYYRCSNMKGCPARKHVERSLEDPSMLNVTYECEHNHSRLLSSQSAHT, encoded by the exons ATGGAAGGAGTTGAAAAAACTAACAACGCAGCTGTGGAGAAATGCCATAGATTTCTCAATCTCTTATGTAATCCTAACGATCGAACTCAGCGTAAAAGCTTAATGGTGCAAACAGAGGAGGTTGTGTTAATGTTCCAAAGGGTTGTGTCAGTTCTAGATAGTGGTTTAGAACATAGGAGAGTGAGAAAATCAAAGATGTTTGAAACATCTTTACCTCAACACATCTTCCTAGATAGTCCTCATACTGGAACAATACTTTCACCAAAGCCTCCCAAAGTACTACCAACTAATCGCCCTGAAAACCCAATTCAAGAAATGGattcaaaatccagaaattctctGCAGCCTTCCCAGAATAAGGTTCCTCCAAACATTTCAAAGCCAAAACCATCACAAAGCGTCCAGTTTCCTCAGCAACAGATACAGATTGTTCATTTTCAGCCGCCACAGAGAAATTTCCAGACTGATAACTACTCAAGGAGTAACAGTGGCACATGCCTTACATTTGATGGTTCTACACAAGCACCCACCGTGTCATCCACGAGGTTCATACCATCTTTGAGCATAGATGGTAGTGATGCTAATTCAGGTGACAATTCTTTCTATATTATTGGCATGCCTCAGTTACCCAATCAGATCCCAAAAGATCCAAGACCGAGGTGCTCTGGAAGGGTAGAAGGTGGCAGTGTGAAATGTGGCAGTATTGCTACATGCCATTGTTCAAAGAAGAG gAAACCGAGGCTGAGAAAAACCATTAAGGTGCCTGCCATCAGTGACAAGGTTGCCGATATTCCTGGTGATGACTATTCCTGGAGAAAATATGGGCAGAAGCCAATCAAGGGCTCTCCTCATCCTAG GGGATACTATAGGTGCAGCAACATGAAGGGTTGCCCAGCAAGAAAGCATGTTGAGAGATCCCTGGAAGATCCTTCAATGCTTAATGTAACTTATGAATGTGAGCATAACCATTCAAGGTTACTATCATCACAATCTGCCCATACATAA
- the LOC126717459 gene encoding 40S ribosomal protein S15-1-like, with protein MADVEADVAVAGQPPKKRTFKKFSFRGVDLDALLDMSTDDLVKLFTARARRRFQRGLKRKPMALIKKLRKAKREAPQGEKPEPVRTHLRNMIIVPEMIGSIIGVYNGKTFNQVEIKPEMIGHYLAEFSISYKPVKHGRPGIGATHSSRFIPLK; from the exons ATG GCGGATGTGGAAGCTGATGTGGCGGTGGCTGGGCAGCCCCCAAAGAAGAGGACGTTCAAGAAGTTCAGCTTCAGAGGCGTCGACTTGGATGCTCTTCTCGACATGTCCACCGACGACCTCGTCAAGCTCTTCACTGCCAGAGCTCGCAGAAG GTTTCAGAGGGGTTTGAAGCGAAAGCCCATGGCTTTGATCAAGAAATTGCGCAAAGCT AAAAGGGAGGCCCCACAAGGTGAGAAGCCTGAGCCAGTGAGAACCCACCTGAGAAACATGATTATTGTACCTGAGATGATTGGCAGCATAATTGGAGTCTATAACGGCAAGACCTTCAATCAGGTTGAGATCAAGCCTGAAATGATTGGCCATTATCTTGCTGAGTTCTCCATCTCTTACAAGCCCGTCAAGCACGGTAGGCCTGGTATTGGTGCTACCCACTCCTCCAGGTTCATTCCCCTCAAGTGA
- the LOC126717460 gene encoding receptor like protein 27-like: MGRLPQLRKIDLSSNSLTGTIPSSLFTMTSLTFLDLSQNQLTGPLKFQNISSSQFYFIYLSSNSLTGTIPSSLFTMTSLNNLDLSQNQLTGPLKFQNISSSRLESLYMSENKYGPIPRSISNFTHLQVLDISSINLKDMLELDIFFELKRIKALFLSGNNLLISKGKINSTLPKFTSLGLSSCNLREFPIFLKVQNELTYLDLSDNKIEGKVPKWFWNVGKETLQSLNISFNRLSGFEQPLIILPWKSLYHLDLRSNMFESLLPIPPLSTKYFFASNNNLTGRIPPMICMLKALQVLDLSNNKLIGQIPHCLGDFSSSLSVLNMRNNSFQGKLPGTFTKGSNLKTLDLSLNQIKGKIPQSLVNCRMLEVLNLGNNNLNDIFPFWLESLPELRILILRANGFHGSIQSPHTNFGFSKLHVIDLSHNNFSGMLPSKYFNTWNAMQLAPEKSNPKREYMRDRSGYYEDSIRVTNKGMEMELVKILTIFIAIDFSNNRFYGEIPNSMGNLKVLIVLNLSSNSFTGPIPSSFGDLTELQSLDLSQNKFLGKIPQQLVSLTFLEYLNLSHNQLTGPIPQGRQFATFENSSFEGNSGLCGFPMSKKCGNIEIPTFEPRQESSFREGFNWKVVVVGYASGLVIGLVLGHVIISRRPDWFTRTFGVNLHK, encoded by the exons ATGGGCAGACTTCCCCAATTAA GGAAGATCGACTTAAGTTCTAACTCACTCACTGGGACCATCCCGTCATCTTTGTTTACAATGACTTCTTTGACTTTCCTAGATCTATCCCAAAATCAATTGACTGGCCctctcaaatttcaaaatatctcTTCATCCCAATTTTATTTCATCTACTTAAGTTCTAACTCACTCACTGGGACCATCCCGTCATCTTTGTTTACAATGACTTCTTTGAATAACCTAGATCTATCCCAAAATCAATTGACTGGCCctctcaaatttcaaaatatctcTTCATCCCGATTAGAATCCTTGTATATGAGCGAAAATAAATATGGACCAATTCCAAGGTCAATCTCTAATTTCACTCATCTGCAAGTTCTAGATATTTCTTCCATCAACCTTAAGGACATGTTGGAGTTAGACATTTTTTTTGAGCTTAAAAGAATtaaagctctctttctttcaggTAACAATTTGttaatttcaaaaggaaagatcaATTCCACCCTCCCAAAATTCACAAGTTTGGGGTTGTCTTCTTGCAACTTACGTGAATTTCCGATTTTCCTAAAAGTTCAAAATGAATTGACGTATCTAGACCTTTCTGATAACAAAATTGAAGGCAAAGTACCCAAATGGTTCTGGAATGTTGGGAAGGAGACATTGCAATCattgaatatttcttttaacCGTTTAAGTGGTTTTGAACAACCTCTAATCATTCTTCCTTGGAAAAGTCTGTATCATTTAGACTTGCGTTCCAACATGTTTGAAAGCTTGCTTCCAATTCCCCCATTGTCtaccaaatatttttttgcctCAAACAACAATTTGACTGGAAGAATCCCTCCAATGATTTGCATGCTAAAAGCTCTCCAAGTCCTTGACCTGTCTAACAACAAGTTGATTGGTCAAATTCCACATTGTTTAGGTGACTTCAGCAGTTCCCTTTCAGTATTGAATATGAGAAACAACAGCTTCCAAGGAAAATTACCTGGAACATTCACAAAGGGAAGCAATTTGAAGACACTAGACTTGAgtctcaaccaaataaaaggGAAGATTCCACAGTCATTGGTAAACTGTAGAATGCTTGAGGTTCTAAATCTTGGAAATAACAACTTGAATGACATCTTCCCCTTTTGGTTGGAATCTTTGCCAGAGTTGCGAATTCTTATCTTGCGAGCAAATGGATTCCATGGTTCTATCCAGAGTCCTCATACCAATTTTGGCTTTTCCAAGTTGCATGTTATTGATCTCTCTCACAACAATTTCTCTGGCATGTTACCGTCAAAGTACTTCAACACCTGGAATGCAATGCAATTGGCCCCTGAAAAAAGTAATCCAAAACGAGAGTACATGAGGGATCGCTCGGGTTATTATGAAGACTCAATAAGGGTGACtaataagggaatggaaatggAACTGGTAAAGATCTTAACCATCTTCATAGCTATTGATTTCTCTAACAATAGATTTTATGGAGAAATTCCGAATTCCATGGGAAATCTCAAAGTGTTAATTGTACTCAACTTATCAAGCAATAGTTTCACTGGCCCTATCCCATCATCCTTTGGAGACCTAACTGAGCTCCAATCTTTGGATCTCTcgcaaaataagtttttgggAAAAATTCCTCAACAACTTGTAAGTCTCACATTTCTTGAATATCTAAACCTCTCTCATAACCAACTTACAGGTCCAATTCCTCAAGGTAGACAATTTGCAACATTTGAAAATTCCTCATTTGAGGGGAACTCGGGATTGTGTGGCTTTCCAATGTCCAAGAAATGTGGAAATATTGAGATACCAACTTTTGAGCCCAGACAAGAATCATCATTTCGAGAAGGATTCAATTGGAAAGTGGTAGTGGTGGGATATGCTAGCGGACTGGTAATTGGATTGGTTCTTGGACATGTTATTATCTCAAGGAGGCCAGATTGGTTTACAAGAACTTTTGGAGTGAACCTACACAAGTGA